The genome window AAGAAGGAAATATATTAACTGAAGAACAGCAGTGGAAGAAACTCCGCCTAGTTAAAGAAGTAGCGGATGAGGTTTGGGGTTAAGAAATATTATAGAGAACCTATAAATAGGCAAAGGCACTACATTAAAAGATAACTCTTTAGTGTAGTGCCTTTTGCATATCAATTCCTAATAATCCATCCCAGGATTTTCATAAATTGCATATCCTTAAGATATTGCGGACAAGTTCGAATAAAATTAGAGTGTAACATCATATTATATTGAGTAAGTGCAGCTACATTTTAGGGGGAGCAATGTGAAACAATTTATTTCTAAGTTTGTTTTAGTTATATTAGGAGGGATTTTCCAAGGATTCGGAATGGGATTATTTTTATTTCCGAATTACATCCCTTCAGGTGGTGCGGGAGGCATAGCAGTTCTAATCCATTATTGGTTTGGCATGAATATAGGACTGGCTCTTTGGTTGGTAAATGCGTCCATGCTGTATTTTGGAGTAAAAATTTTGGGTAAACGTTTTGCTTTATGGACTATTCTTGGAATTACGGTAACCTCTATATCTCTCCACATTTTTGGGCAAACATTCTCTCCAAATAGAATTTTATGGTTTGATGTTTTCGCTGGATCAATATTTTTAGGTACAGGTATTGGAATATTAATGAGACAGAGAGTCTCCAATGGAGGCATAGGCATCTTAGCTATGATTATCTCTGTCAGAAGAAATATCCTGCCTGGAAAGCCACTATTTTTTGTAAATATAGCTATTTTTTTACTAACAGCAGTTGTGATTGACTGGAAAATAATTATTTTGGCATTTTTGAGTCAATGGATATCCACAATAGTGATTGATCAAATATGTCAATTTTCATTTTGGCGGACTTATACCTTAAACTGGAGAAAAAAGTAATAAGCCAGCAACTTACATATAATTATAATGGAATTTAGTAGATTTATCCTCTTTGCCATCCAATCCCTTTACATGAAGAAGCAAAAGTACAAGCAGGCCGACAATAAGTGTGAACGTTGCAATTGAGAGGAACATCCCCGTTTTGGACCAGTCCATTAATCGCGAAAAGATTGGCGGACCGAAAGCCACACCTAGGAATCTTACGGAACCATATAGCGATGTTACAAACCCCCGTCTTTCTTTGCCTACTGCACCAGTAATGATGCTGTTTACACACGGAAGAATAAGACCGGCCCCTACACTGCTAAGAGCGAGAATAATGAGAAATGGAACAAGTTTATCGACGAAAACAAGGGATCCATAGGAAATGGTTTTAAATAAAAAGCCAAGCAAAGCTAATCTTTTCATCTTTTCCAGGTTTTTTCCGATTTTGCTTCCAGTGATATACGATGTGGTTACCATTACTAAAAGAGGTATTGCCAAGATTAAACCCTTCATAATACCGTCAATTTTATAGTCTGTTTCCAACATGTCGGACAAATAAAATAAAATACCAAAAAGTGCAAAAAGGCAAGTGCCTCCCGCAAGATATGTTGTGAACAGCCATCTCCCTTCATGCTTAAACACACCTAGGAGTCCCCTTACATATTTTCTGAAAGGCGGAGGAGCCTGACGATTGCTTTTTTCCTTTATAAAAAACAAGACTAGTAATGCAGAAATAAGGCTTATGGCTGGAAATGTAAAGAATACAGAGTACCAAACAATTAAAGCAAGAAGGGAACCCAATATAGGAGACAAAACTTTGCCAAGTCCATTTGATGCTTCGTAAATACCTAGCACTCTACTCTGTTCACTACCCTTAAAAAGATCCCCAGTTAGAGCCATAGCAATTGGGGATGTGCCTGCAGCACCCAGGCCCTGTATTGTTCGACCGATTAATATCCATATATAGGGATTATTGGAAAATGAGGGCCCGATTCCTGCAATTAAACCTCCAACCCCGAAAAGAATCAATGATGGAATAATAATGATTTTACGGGAATAACGATCTGAAAGATAGCCGACAACTGGGATGAAAATTGCAGCTGCGATGGAAAATACTGTTATTGTTAAGCTTACCTGCATTTGACTAAGTTCCAAAGACGACTTCATTTCAGGCAATATAGGGATTAACATAGAATTCCCCAAAGTCATTATCAATGGAATGGAACCGATTGCCAAAATAATTGCACTTTTATTTTTTTTTGCCAATTTCCTTCACTCCTTAGTCAATAAGTTCAACAAGTTTTATTTAGTATTGATTGGCGGTGGAACTATCCAGCCTTTTTCCTTTGATACTTGCTGGAGTTTAATTTCGTACTCTTCTCTCTGTGAGCTGAATTCACTGAACATGGTTCTTAAGTCTTCACGGATTGCAATTCCAGTTATATAGTTGCACAATATTCTGCCTGTCATCAACTCTTTTTGGACGAGAGTGGCAATTTCCGGATCATTGAACCTGGCTCCTGCTGGTATATCCTGAACTTCCACATTTGGCTTATCGGGTGGAGCGGGAGGTAAACGAATTCCCGATTCTTTTAACAGATTCTCAACCTGTTGTTCTTCCTGAGTAAAATTACTTTCCAGCAGATCCTCCAAATAGACTTTCAGGTCATGGTCACCTGTATGATTAATTAATACCTGGAGCGTAACAAGGGTTCCTTTTGTGCTATATAGATATGACCAGAGGTGGAATACTTCCCCTGAATGTAATGGTTCATTTTTTGAGTTATTAATACCCATTGAGACTCCTCCTAAATTTTTTCATCTTTTTATGTTTTCCTGAAATGCATTAATTTATCCAGCTGCAATCGAAGCTTCTTGCTTAAATAAATGTCTAAAATGAATTAACTAGGGACAGGAACCTACTTGAGATTTATACATAGTCTAAACACAGATATAATTCTAAAATCAGTAAGGGTGGTAAGTGTAATGACTAAAAAGTTAGCTTTTTTCCTGCTGGTAATCATTACTGGTTTAATGATTAGCTGTAGTCCTCAAAACTCTTCAACCGATGGTTCAACTGAAGATGTCATACGAATAGGCTATCAAAAAAATGGACCTCTCATTATTCTAAAAACGCTAGGAACACTTGAAGAACGTCTTGAATCAGAAGGATATAAAGTAGAATGGAATGAATTTCAAGCCGGACCAGCATTGGTAGAAGCTTTAAATGCTGACAGTATAGATTTTGGGCGCACAGGTAATACGCCACCTATATTCGCTCAAGCTGCAAACGCTCCATTTTTAACAGTAGCAGCTGGAAAATCCAAATTTGAAGGAAGCGGAATCCTAGTAGCTGAAGGATCAAGTATTCTTTCACTTGAAGATTTAAAAGGAAAAAAGGTTAGTTTTTCTAAAGGTTCCAGTTCCCATTACCTTATTGTAAAAGCTTTGGAAAGCGTAGGATTGACGTATTCTGATATTACTCCAGTTTATTTGTCACCCGGAGATGCAAGAATTGCATTCGAACAAGGGCAAACGGACGCGATGGTAGTCTGGGATCCATTTACATCTTCGACACAGATTAATATGGGTGCAAAGCTTTTAATCGATGGTGAAGGTTATACAACCGACCGTGATTTCTTTATTGCCAATAAGGAATTTGCAAAGGAAAACCATGAAATCATTGATATCGTTCTAGAAGAAATTGAGAAATCTTCTGACTGGGCCAACAACAATCATGGCGAATTGGTAAAAATGCTCGCACCAATTATCGATATTGATGAGGCATCCATCGAAATGGCAGTAAAACGCAGGGTGTACGGAGTTGATTCAATCAATGATGAGATAATAAAAGAACAGCAAGAAATTGCCGATACGTTTTATCGACTTGATATTATTCCGAAAAAAATAAATGTGAAAGAAGTTATGGATGACTAGTACCGTGTAAAAGGAGAAGAGGATTATGAAGATACTCACTAAAGAAACTGCCAAAAAATTCATTCCCTGGTTTTTACCATTCACCCTGCTCCTTGGATGGCAACTATTGG of Oceanobacillus zhaokaii contains these proteins:
- a CDS encoding sulfonate ABC transporter substrate-binding protein, with protein sequence MTKKLAFFLLVIITGLMISCSPQNSSTDGSTEDVIRIGYQKNGPLIILKTLGTLEERLESEGYKVEWNEFQAGPALVEALNADSIDFGRTGNTPPIFAQAANAPFLTVAAGKSKFEGSGILVAEGSSILSLEDLKGKKVSFSKGSSSHYLIVKALESVGLTYSDITPVYLSPGDARIAFEQGQTDAMVVWDPFTSSTQINMGAKLLIDGEGYTTDRDFFIANKEFAKENHEIIDIVLEEIEKSSDWANNNHGELVKMLAPIIDIDEASIEMAVKRRVYGVDSINDEIIKEQQEIADTFYRLDIIPKKINVKEVMDD
- a CDS encoding MFS transporter, with the translated sequence MTLGNSMLIPILPEMKSSLELSQMQVSLTITVFSIAAAIFIPVVGYLSDRYSRKIIIIPSLILFGVGGLIAGIGPSFSNNPYIWILIGRTIQGLGAAGTSPIAMALTGDLFKGSEQSRVLGIYEASNGLGKVLSPILGSLLALIVWYSVFFTFPAISLISALLVLFFIKEKSNRQAPPPFRKYVRGLLGVFKHEGRWLFTTYLAGGTCLFALFGILFYLSDMLETDYKIDGIMKGLILAIPLLVMVTTSYITGSKIGKNLEKMKRLALLGFLFKTISYGSLVFVDKLVPFLIILALSSVGAGLILPCVNSIITGAVGKERRGFVTSLYGSVRFLGVAFGPPIFSRLMDWSKTGMFLSIATFTLIVGLLVLLLLHVKGLDGKEDKSTKFHYNYM
- a CDS encoding DUF3231 family protein; the encoded protein is MGINNSKNEPLHSGEVFHLWSYLYSTKGTLVTLQVLINHTGDHDLKVYLEDLLESNFTQEEQQVENLLKESGIRLPPAPPDKPNVEVQDIPAGARFNDPEIATLVQKELMTGRILCNYITGIAIREDLRTMFSEFSSQREEYEIKLQQVSKEKGWIVPPPINTK
- a CDS encoding YitT family protein, whose amino-acid sequence is MKQFISKFVLVILGGIFQGFGMGLFLFPNYIPSGGAGGIAVLIHYWFGMNIGLALWLVNASMLYFGVKILGKRFALWTILGITVTSISLHIFGQTFSPNRILWFDVFAGSIFLGTGIGILMRQRVSNGGIGILAMIISVRRNILPGKPLFFVNIAIFLLTAVVIDWKIIILAFLSQWISTIVIDQICQFSFWRTYTLNWRKK